Within the Emticicia oligotrophica DSM 17448 genome, the region AGTGAGCGTTTAGAAGAAGCTCTTAAAGAGGTAGATAGTGCCATTTATGGTGGAATTTTATCCACACAAATGCCTTTTGCCATGAATGTTTTGCTCGAAAAAGCTACTGAACTTTACAAAAAACGTAGAGAAGAACTTGCTGCAAGTTTATAATTCTAAAAAGTTTTTGAAGGTTTTATCAATCTAATTAAACCATGGCTCAATTAATCGAAATTATATTATCAGATACCACGCTCAACGAACAAGCATGCCTTGATTTTGTTAAAACTGATGATTCGGGTGGCATTGTAACTTTTGTAGGTACGGTAAGAAATCAGACCAAAGGAAAACGTGTATTGAGGCTCGATTTTGAAGCGTATGAACCAATGGCTATTTCAGAAATGCGAAAAATTGCGGAGCAAGCCGTTGAAAAGTTTTCTTTAAAAAAAATCGCTATTTATCATCGAGTAGGTAGCTTAGGCATAGGAGAAGTTCCTGTGGTTATTGCTGCCGCTGCTGCTCATCGTGGAGCTGCATTTGATGCTTGCGAATATGCTATTGACACACTCAAAGAAACGGTGCCTATTTGGAAAAAAGAAATTTTTGAAGATGGTGAAGTATGGGTTTCTGCTACGCCATAATTATCTAAGTAGGGTAATTTTACCAATAATCTCATTTTTCTCATTCCCTTGACTCTTGGTTATAAGTCGATAAGGATAGGTTCCTGACAGATAATTTTCTCCATTCCAAGTGTCTTTGATACTCGTAAAGGTGGTAATTAGTTTGCCTTTTTGGTCATAGATACTAAAACTGATAAGCTTTTCATCGTCACCAAAAATCGAAAAAGTATCATTGATACCATCATTATTTGGTGAAAAAGCTAATGGTATAAAAATAAAAATACTTGATAGACAAGGTTTAAGCGTATTTTTAAGACAAATTTTATTCGAAATGAAAGCAGTTTCGTTGGAGGTGAATTTTATTTGATAGCAATTTTCTTGGTTACATTTAATTGTTGTATCTGAATATCTCAACTCTCCATAGGGCAATTGAATACTTTCATTTTTTAGTACCATAAAATCTTTAATCACTGCTGGTTTAGCTTCTTGCCAGCGTAAATCATTGGAGTTTTCGGTAGGAGTCACCTCAAAATCAATATCACAAATTTCCTTCGATATGTTGTTTGGGAAACAATTATTTTCGAGTTTAATAGAATAGCACACGTTTTTTGCCGAATTCTCGAAAGTAATTTTCTGAGTACCTAATTCTCCAGATTTGGCCGTTATGAGTGAATTATTGCCCAAAACTTTCACATCTTCCCCCGATACATTATTGAACGTAAGGCTGTAACTTTCAGGACCAGTTTTTTCAAGTAAATTTATTTGTGGTTGAGTACTCTTCGGGAATATAATATCTACTACGCTTTGTTTAGTACAAAACTCAACTTCATAGTGAGCCTCAACACTTACTTTTCTATCATTGGTATTAGTGTAAGTGTGTGAGATAACCGTAGTAGGTAGTTTTATCTTTTCAACTGGATTTCCATCGCCCCAATTAATCAAGCAATAGTCATAAGGAAGTGTACCTGGCTTTTTATTATCAATGATTTCGAGACTAACTTTTTTATCACAAATTTTAGGTCTAAGAATAAGCTTGTTCGTGTCAAGTACTGTTACCACTCCACATACACGGAGTTCTTTACCATCTTCTTTCCGATAAGTAATTTGCATTAATTTATAAGCACCGGGGGCAGAATATGTAAAAGTAGGTACTTCAGTGGGGTTTGTTGGAGGGCCGCCTTTATAATCATAGATAAACTTATGTCCAGTAGCAACACTATCATTTTTACTGATTTCTACAGTAAATGGCACACAACCAATCATTATCTTAGCATTAAGCGACCCCGAACCAATATTTGGTCCATAGCATTGGTCGTTGTTTTGAGCCAAGCTTTTAATGGATAGTAAGATTACCCAAACTATATATAAATATTTTCGTTTCATTCTGCCTAAATGGGCAAAGATAGGTTAGTTTAAATAGGTTAAAATAAAAATTTGTTGTTATAAATTTTTGAACCGCAGATAGCACAGATTTCCTAATGCTAATTTTTGTAAATTTTATTGCATTTTTAGCGAAAATTAGTTTAATCTGCGTGCCATCATTTTTAATTACGAAGGTATTTTATATTTCTGATAATAAATACGCTAAACAAGCACAATAAATAACTATTCTTTGGTCAAATGGTTTTTTACTTGCTTAAATTCTTCTGGTGTATTGGCATTAGTAAGAAATGTGGAATCAGGCAAGTGAATAGTAGTGATAGAATTATTTTGAAGAAAGTTTTTGGGGCTTTGGGCTCCCGTTTGTGCGTAAGCAATTAGCAGTGGGTAAGCCTGTGGTTCGTAAATTGTAAAGAGTGGGTCGGGTGCATTAGTCGCTGGGTTGAAGAAAGCGGTTGCTATCTTATTAGGATTCCTATGGTTAATAAGTAATTCAAAGGATTTTTGATTGAGAAAAGGCATATCACAGGCCATCACGAGCCATGCTGTTTGTGAATCCTTTTCGAAGGCCGATAGTATTCCTCCCATGGGCCCTAACTGGTATTCATCGATGATGGTATTTTGAGAAAAAACTTGTTCGACTCGGCAAGAATAATATACTTCGCTACAATATTTTTTGGCTAGTTCTAATAGATATTCTCGTTGAGGTTTGCCATGATATTCAAGCAAACCTTTATCGCTACCCATACGAGAGCTTCTTCCACCAATGAGTATGAGCCCTTTCAATTTTCTTCTAATTTAAAATCTTTTTTGCCGCCAGTTTTTTCAATCAAGCGTGTTTCTTTGATAATAATATTGTGAGAAAACGCCTTACACATATCATAAATGGTCAATGCCGCCACACTCGCTCCCGTTAAAGCTTCCATTTCTATGCCTGTTTTACCCGTTAGAGAGGCTGTACATTCAATAACCACCTCTTTTTTTTCATTGACAGAAATATGAATTTGACAGTTTTCAAGGCCAAGAGGGTGGCAAAGTGGAATTAAATCGCCAGTTTTTTTTGCTGCCATCACACCTGCAATGATTGCGGTTTGAAATACTGGGCCTTTTTTTGTATGAATTTCTTCGTTGGTAAGCCTTTCTAAAATGGCATCATCTAAAACTACTATGCTTCGAGCCTTGGCTGTTCGGCGGGTAATAGCTTTTTCGCCTACGTCAACCATCGAAGGATTTCCTGCCGCATCTATATGTGTAAAGTTTGACATTTATTTCTATTTATAATGGATGTTGAAGGTATATAAAATTTAAGGTTAATAATCTAATAATTACAAATAACTCCCCAATCTTGTTCTGAATAAACTGAATTTATTCAGTGAATGAAGATATAAGGTTTTACACGCCCACACGCTCAACGATTCCTAATTCTGTAAATCTAATTTCTTCGTTTTCAATCATTTTTCTGATTACTTCTTTTACAAAATATTTATTATTAAAAAACTGATAATCAACAATTTGATTGACTGGTGCTGGAATAATATCTAAAATTTTTTGTCGATATTTTGCGTAAACTTCTATCGGAACAGGCCATTCTTGCTTTTTTTGCTTCAAACAATTATCACAGATACCACAAGTGTAGTTCGTAAATTCATTGAAATACTCTTGTAACATTTGTTGTCGGCATCGACGCCTATCTTCTACAAAACGCACCACCGCAGCTACTTTTTCTAAATCTCTTTGTTTACGACGTTGAATTTCTGTCACATTGATAGCTAAGTGCTTCGCATCTTGTCGAGCAGTAAGAAAGGTTAGTTGTGGAATAGTCTTTTGTTTCTGATAAGTGATAATACCTACCTGAT harbors:
- a CDS encoding molybdenum cofactor biosynthesis protein MoaE translates to MAQLIEIILSDTTLNEQACLDFVKTDDSGGIVTFVGTVRNQTKGKRVLRLDFEAYEPMAISEMRKIAEQAVEKFSLKKIAIYHRVGSLGIGEVPVVIAAAAAHRGAAFDACEYAIDTLKETVPIWKKEIFEDGEVWVSATP
- a CDS encoding T9SS type B sorting domain-containing protein; the protein is MKRKYLYIVWVILLSIKSLAQNNDQCYGPNIGSGSLNAKIMIGCVPFTVEISKNDSVATGHKFIYDYKGGPPTNPTEVPTFTYSAPGAYKLMQITYRKEDGKELRVCGVVTVLDTNKLILRPKICDKKVSLEIIDNKKPGTLPYDYCLINWGDGNPVEKIKLPTTVISHTYTNTNDRKVSVEAHYEVEFCTKQSVVDIIFPKSTQPQINLLEKTGPESYSLTFNNVSGEDVKVLGNNSLITAKSGELGTQKITFENSAKNVCYSIKLENNCFPNNISKEICDIDFEVTPTENSNDLRWQEAKPAVIKDFMVLKNESIQLPYGELRYSDTTIKCNQENCYQIKFTSNETAFISNKICLKNTLKPCLSSIFIFIPLAFSPNNDGINDTFSIFGDDEKLISFSIYDQKGKLITTFTSIKDTWNGENYLSGTYPYRLITKSQGNEKNEIIGKITLLR
- a CDS encoding NTP transferase domain-containing protein, which gives rise to MKGLILIGGRSSRMGSDKGLLEYHGKPQREYLLELAKKYCSEVYYSCRVEQVFSQNTIIDEYQLGPMGGILSAFEKDSQTAWLVMACDMPFLNQKSFELLINHRNPNKIATAFFNPATNAPDPLFTIYEPQAYPLLIAYAQTGAQSPKNFLQNNSITTIHLPDSTFLTNANTPEEFKQVKNHLTKE
- the moaC gene encoding cyclic pyranopterin monophosphate synthase MoaC, which codes for MSNFTHIDAAGNPSMVDVGEKAITRRTAKARSIVVLDDAILERLTNEEIHTKKGPVFQTAIIAGVMAAKKTGDLIPLCHPLGLENCQIHISVNEKKEVVIECTASLTGKTGIEMEALTGASVAALTIYDMCKAFSHNIIIKETRLIEKTGGKKDFKLEEN